One window of the Leptotrichia hongkongensis genome contains the following:
- a CDS encoding endonuclease/exonuclease/phosphatase family protein has product MKLLTINVHAWLEENQMEKIDILAKDIAEKQYDVIAMQEVNQLMNNPVIFDDIRQENYGWVLLEKLQEYTDTDYYYHWSNSHIGFSKYNEGVAIITRHKIKEEDEFYCTFAQSVRTISARRIVSITINYNGQDVEFYSCHMNLPNCETEDMGENLRNILNRSKTDNLKILMGDFNTDANGNPEDYQNILNQGLFDTYTLAEKKDSGVTVDKGIHGWAQDKSKKRIDYIFSTKEIKVKESKVIFNGKNKGVVSDHFGVEVEIEI; this is encoded by the coding sequence ATGAAATTATTAACAATAAATGTACACGCATGGTTGGAAGAAAATCAAATGGAAAAAATTGATATCTTAGCAAAAGATATAGCTGAAAAGCAATATGATGTAATAGCAATGCAGGAAGTAAATCAGCTTATGAACAATCCTGTAATTTTTGATGATATAAGACAGGAAAACTATGGATGGGTTCTTCTGGAAAAATTACAGGAATATACAGACACTGACTATTATTACCACTGGAGTAACTCACATATTGGATTTAGTAAATATAACGAAGGTGTGGCAATAATAACAAGGCATAAAATTAAAGAGGAAGATGAGTTTTACTGTACTTTTGCACAGTCAGTAAGAACAATATCGGCAAGAAGGATAGTTAGTATCACTATTAATTATAATGGACAGGATGTTGAATTTTACAGCTGTCATATGAATTTACCAAATTGTGAAACTGAAGATATGGGAGAAAATTTAAGAAATATTTTGAACAGATCTAAAACTGATAATTTAAAAATATTAATGGGTGATTTTAATACAGATGCCAATGGGAATCCTGAAGATTATCAAAATATTTTGAATCAAGGCTTATTTGATACGTATACACTTGCTGAGAAAAAAGACAGTGGTGTGACAGTAGATAAAGGAATACACGGATGGGCTCAAGATAAATCGAAAAAGAGAATAGACTATATATTTTCTACTAAGGAAATCAAAGTAAAAGAAAGCAAAGTTATCTTTAATGGAAAAAATAAAGGTGTGGTATCAGATCATTTTGGTGTAGAAGTGGAAATAGAAATTTAA
- a CDS encoding N-6 DNA methylase, whose translation MKNKFFELVTDELENNKNQKKLQILKMSLLLYIICVSKVVYEELEDLRDDNYLFLEYLNNLGFEYDLNGTYLENMKNLSSRITVFNEIYDFIEEHPDKQVFIESLSEMEMELKLNILRGKYAKITQNYIDNVINLPITRDESVNQLSLDILEINNSEILYSVDFFEENNFYREKMKDIEKNTITEILYSLKNSASNRDSAVILTKNLDTSKFLYSFLKESKKGMIEKDAFYLLKNEEMEDFVKSDKIEYVVAIPFNNTLKNQVIIFNEEKESKNNILFVQSQHFFEKGSEKIKPENYKELVEIIKKKQEINGISKLVSNETILRRKCNLDILGYVFKTKEKVNLEELKQNRDKIFELMTINRKKCDDLVNSYLEEE comes from the coding sequence ATGAAGAATAAATTCTTTGAACTTGTAACAGATGAGTTGGAAAACAATAAAAATCAGAAAAAATTACAGATTTTAAAAATGTCTCTGCTTTTATATATTATTTGCGTAAGCAAGGTTGTTTACGAAGAATTGGAAGATTTAAGAGACGATAATTATTTATTTCTGGAATACTTAAATAATTTGGGATTTGAATATGACTTGAATGGCACGTATTTGGAAAATATGAAAAACTTATCAAGTAGAATAACTGTATTTAATGAGATATATGACTTTATAGAAGAACATCCAGATAAACAGGTATTTATTGAAAGCTTGTCAGAAATGGAAATGGAATTAAAACTGAACATTTTAAGAGGAAAATATGCAAAAATCACACAAAACTATATCGATAACGTAATTAATTTGCCAATTACACGTGATGAAAGCGTTAATCAATTATCGCTGGATATTTTAGAAATAAATAATAGTGAAATATTATACAGTGTTGATTTTTTTGAAGAAAATAATTTTTATCGTGAAAAAATGAAAGATATTGAAAAAAATACAATTACTGAAATTTTATATTCATTAAAAAATTCAGCTTCTAATAGGGATTCAGCAGTAATTTTGACAAAAAATTTAGATACTAGTAAATTCTTATACAGTTTTTTAAAGGAAAGTAAAAAGGGAATGATAGAAAAAGATGCTTTTTACTTATTAAAAAATGAAGAAATGGAAGATTTTGTAAAATCTGATAAAATAGAATATGTAGTTGCAATTCCTTTTAACAACACGTTAAAAAATCAAGTGATAATATTCAACGAAGAAAAAGAAAGCAAAAATAACATATTATTTGTTCAATCGCAGCACTTTTTTGAAAAAGGAAGCGAAAAAATAAAGCCTGAAAATTATAAGGAATTAGTTGAAATAATCAAGAAAAAACAGGAAATAAATGGTATTTCAAAGTTAGTTTCCAATGAAACAATATTAAGAAGAAAATGTAATCTGGATATTTTGGGATATGTTTTTAAAACTAAGGAAAAAGTCAATTTAGAAGAATTAAAGCAAAATAGGGACAAAATTTTTGAATTAATGACAATAAACAGAAAAAAATGTGATGACTTAGTAAATAGTTATTTGGAAGAGGAATAA
- a CDS encoding alpha-glucoside-specific PTS transporter subunit IIBC: MMKKIQRFGGAMMAPVLLFAFTGIVVGLSSVFTNTQVMGSIAEEGTMWHSFWYVVQEGGWTVFRQMPILFAIGLPISLATKTNARACMETFALYTTFNYFVAAILKVFYKIDAAEQIANKVTGYSAIGGVPTLDTNLFGGILIAALVVYLHNKYFDKKLPDFLGVFQGSVFVYMVGFVVLIPCAFLTVLIWPKVQLGIGAMQGFMKASGIFGVWIYTFLERILIPTGLHHFVYTPFIFGPAAVPGGIQVYWVEHIKEFAQSTQSLKSLFPQGGFALHGNSKIFGAIGIALAMYATAKPEKKKTVAALLIPIVFTAVVSGITEPLEFTFLFIAPVLFAVHAFLAATMAATMYAFGVVGNMGGGLLDFLFLNWVPMFKNHAGTVFTQIIIGLIFTVIYFFVFKFLIQKMNLKTPGREDEDEEMKLYTKADYKAKHGEGGAASGSSDDQYMDQALIILEALGGKENIEELNNCATRLRVSVKDEAKLAKDAAFKAGGAHGVVRKGTAIQVIIGLTVPQVRERIENLIK, encoded by the coding sequence ATGATGAAAAAAATTCAACGATTCGGTGGAGCGATGATGGCACCAGTTCTATTGTTTGCATTCACTGGGATAGTCGTAGGATTGTCTTCTGTATTTACTAATACACAAGTTATGGGAAGTATTGCTGAAGAAGGGACAATGTGGCATAGCTTCTGGTATGTAGTACAAGAAGGTGGTTGGACAGTATTTAGACAAATGCCTATATTATTTGCTATAGGACTGCCAATCAGTTTAGCAACAAAGACAAATGCAAGAGCATGTATGGAAACATTTGCGTTATACACAACATTTAATTATTTTGTAGCGGCAATATTGAAAGTATTTTATAAAATAGATGCAGCTGAACAAATAGCTAATAAAGTAACAGGATATTCTGCAATAGGTGGAGTTCCAACATTAGATACAAATTTATTTGGTGGTATTTTAATAGCGGCGTTAGTAGTATATTTGCATAATAAATATTTTGATAAGAAATTACCTGATTTCTTAGGAGTATTCCAAGGATCAGTATTCGTATACATGGTAGGGTTTGTAGTTTTAATCCCTTGTGCATTCTTAACAGTTCTAATTTGGCCTAAAGTTCAATTGGGAATTGGTGCAATGCAAGGATTTATGAAAGCTTCAGGAATATTTGGAGTATGGATTTACACATTCTTAGAAAGAATATTAATTCCAACTGGATTACATCACTTTGTTTATACACCGTTTATATTTGGACCAGCTGCAGTTCCTGGAGGAATTCAAGTTTACTGGGTTGAACATATAAAAGAATTTGCTCAAAGTACTCAATCATTAAAATCTTTATTCCCACAAGGAGGATTTGCTTTACACGGAAACTCAAAAATATTTGGTGCAATAGGAATAGCTCTTGCTATGTATGCTACTGCTAAACCTGAGAAAAAGAAAACTGTAGCAGCATTATTGATACCAATAGTATTTACAGCAGTAGTTTCAGGTATAACAGAACCATTAGAATTTACATTCTTATTTATAGCTCCTGTATTATTTGCAGTTCATGCTTTCTTGGCAGCAACAATGGCAGCAACAATGTATGCTTTTGGAGTAGTTGGAAATATGGGTGGAGGACTTCTTGACTTCTTATTCCTAAACTGGGTTCCAATGTTTAAAAATCATGCTGGAACAGTATTTACTCAAATAATAATAGGATTAATTTTCACAGTAATATACTTCTTTGTATTTAAGTTCTTAATTCAAAAAATGAATTTAAAAACTCCGGGTAGAGAAGATGAAGATGAAGAAATGAAACTTTATACTAAAGCTGATTATAAAGCTAAACACGGTGAAGGTGGAGCAGCTTCTGGTTCTTCAGACGATCAATATATGGATCAAGCATTAATAATTCTTGAAGCATTAGGTGGAAAAGAAAATATTGAAGAACTTAATAACTGTGCAACTAGACTTAGAGTAAGTGTAAAAGATGAAGCAAAATTAGCAAAAGATGCAGCATTTAAAGCTGGTGGCGCTCATGGAGTAGTTAGAAAAGGTACAGCAATTCAAGTAATCATTGGATTAACAGTGCCGCAAGTAAGAGAAAGAATCGAAAACTTAATTAAATAA
- the purM gene encoding phosphoribosylformylglycinamidine cyclo-ligase: MSISYKDSGVDKEEGYKSVEKIKNGAKSTYNANVMNDLGSFGALYKLGDYKKPVLVSGTDGVGTKLKVAFETGIYNTVGIDCVAMCINDILCHGAKPLFFLDYLACGKLDSNVSAEIVSGVVEGCLQSEAALIGGETAEMPGFYTPGEYDIAGFAVGAVEEDQIVNGSDVKENDVLIAIPSSGAHSNGFSLIRKLFTDFTEVYNGKTIGEHLLTPTKIYVKPVQAVMKEVKINGMAHITGGGLIENVPRTIPDGLCANIQKSKIQIHELFKHDAFSRVSEEEMWGTFNMGIGFVLIVDAKDKEKVIEILGQNGENAYEIGHIGKGDEKICLK; this comes from the coding sequence ATGTCAATTTCTTATAAAGATTCGGGAGTAGATAAAGAAGAAGGGTACAAAAGTGTAGAAAAAATAAAAAATGGTGCTAAAAGTACATATAATGCCAATGTTATGAATGATTTGGGAAGTTTCGGAGCTTTATACAAACTTGGAGATTATAAAAAGCCTGTGCTGGTTTCTGGAACTGACGGAGTTGGGACGAAATTAAAAGTTGCATTTGAAACAGGAATTTACAATACAGTTGGAATAGACTGCGTAGCAATGTGTATAAACGATATTTTATGTCACGGAGCGAAACCCTTATTTTTCCTAGACTACTTAGCTTGCGGAAAATTAGATTCAAATGTGTCGGCTGAAATTGTAAGCGGAGTTGTGGAAGGATGCCTGCAGTCAGAAGCTGCCTTAATTGGTGGAGAAACGGCTGAAATGCCAGGATTTTATACTCCAGGTGAATACGATATTGCAGGATTTGCAGTAGGGGCGGTAGAAGAGGATCAAATTGTGAATGGTTCAGATGTTAAGGAAAATGATGTTTTAATTGCAATTCCATCGAGTGGAGCCCACAGTAACGGTTTTTCATTAATCAGAAAATTATTTACTGACTTTACTGAAGTTTATAATGGAAAAACAATTGGAGAGCATTTATTGACTCCAACAAAGATTTATGTAAAACCAGTTCAGGCTGTAATGAAGGAAGTAAAAATCAACGGAATGGCTCACATTACTGGTGGAGGGCTTATCGAAAACGTACCAAGAACAATACCTGACGGACTTTGTGCAAATATACAAAAATCAAAAATTCAAATTCACGAGTTATTTAAGCACGATGCATTTTCAAGAGTAAGCGAAGAGGAAATGTGGGGAACATTTAATATGGGTATAGGATTTGTATTGATTGTGGATGCAAAAGATAAGGAAAAAGTGATTGAAATTTTAGGACAAAATGGTGAAAATGCTTATGAAATTGGACATATTGGAAAAGGTGATGAAAAAATATGTCTAAAATAA
- a CDS encoding tetratricopeptide repeat protein, which produces MKHKFLVLMILIFSFSIIYAANGDEEFLKANEYYKKNDYSNAEKMFLESIKKGNIRANYNLATLYLNKKEYKKAEKYYLDVLEKGDRKDTELISATIFNLGQLDLEIGEYDKAEYMFKFLADKFPKDTIYSSKLGAFYFVQGKYSEAEKYLKQALNYIKDDKNLENKVKKLLEEIDKKVKK; this is translated from the coding sequence ATGAAACATAAATTTTTAGTATTGATGATACTAATTTTTAGTTTTTCAATAATTTATGCAGCAAATGGCGATGAAGAATTTTTGAAGGCGAATGAATATTACAAGAAAAATGATTATTCTAATGCTGAAAAAATGTTTTTGGAATCGATAAAAAAAGGAAATATAAGAGCAAATTATAATTTAGCAACTTTATATTTAAACAAAAAAGAATATAAAAAAGCTGAAAAATATTATCTTGATGTGTTAGAAAAAGGAGATAGAAAAGATACTGAATTAATATCGGCAACAATATTTAATTTAGGGCAATTGGACCTTGAAATTGGAGAATACGATAAAGCGGAATATATGTTCAAATTCTTAGCGGATAAATTTCCAAAAGATACAATATATAGTTCTAAATTAGGAGCATTTTATTTTGTTCAAGGAAAGTATTCGGAAGCTGAAAAATATTTAAAACAAGCACTAAATTATATAAAAGATGATAAAAATTTAGAAAATAAAGTAAAAAAACTTTTGGAAGAAATTGATAAGAAAGTAAAAAAATAG
- a CDS encoding Hsp70 family protein, protein MSKYVFGIDLGTTYSCIARVDDTARAEVIKNNDGDNITPSVVEFDGDNVIVGADAKSEAVLNPENTVMLVKTLMGKTDFAINYNGEDKTPEEISAFILRKLTQDASEQLGVEVKDVVITCPAYFGTAERTATKNAGKIAGFNVLEIISEPTAAALYYGCAKEQDEKTILVYDLGGGTFDVTIMRISSDKIQVICSDGDHDLGGKNWDEVLIEYLADQFVKKIGYDIEFDEYAKQDLRLKAEKIKKQLTSRSQAGDLLEVMGNREKVSITRDEFEEITSTLLNETLKKTKEVIDVAKRKGYEKIDEILLVGGSTRMPQIKRALTENFGGIEIKILEPDEAVAKGAAIHAVNVYVNNQKSLAGQDFESDTEVKVMVNGDEKELKAKDYKEDLTFSPEMMGIGGNTREIVIATTKSFAVKVENKDGVKSCFNMIVKNEPMPSGILEVSGNFTTLNDNQETVDIEIYENDYMDKYFDVDEDLKIGNTILELPENLPAGSLVEITLKLNKEGILEIRGRDKSGNKEVNVKLETKSVISKEKLEKLTNKSQGIAVL, encoded by the coding sequence ATGTCAAAATACGTTTTTGGAATTGATCTGGGAACAACTTATTCCTGTATAGCCCGTGTAGATGATACAGCAAGGGCTGAAGTAATTAAAAATAATGATGGAGATAATATAACGCCGTCTGTAGTTGAATTTGACGGAGATAACGTGATTGTTGGAGCAGATGCAAAATCTGAGGCAGTTTTAAATCCAGAAAATACAGTAATGCTTGTAAAAACGCTTATGGGAAAGACAGATTTTGCAATTAATTATAACGGGGAAGACAAGACTCCTGAAGAAATATCAGCATTTATTTTAAGAAAATTGACACAAGATGCTTCGGAACAGCTTGGAGTGGAAGTTAAAGATGTTGTGATAACTTGTCCAGCCTACTTTGGAACAGCAGAACGTACAGCGACTAAAAATGCAGGAAAAATCGCAGGATTTAACGTACTGGAAATCATAAGCGAGCCGACAGCGGCGGCACTATACTATGGATGTGCAAAGGAGCAGGATGAAAAGACAATTCTAGTTTATGATTTAGGAGGCGGAACTTTTGATGTTACGATTATGCGTATCAGTTCTGATAAGATTCAGGTTATCTGTTCAGACGGAGATCACGATTTAGGTGGAAAAAACTGGGATGAAGTATTGATAGAATACCTTGCTGACCAATTTGTCAAGAAAATAGGCTATGATATTGAGTTTGATGAATATGCAAAACAGGATTTGCGATTGAAGGCAGAAAAAATAAAAAAACAGCTAACTTCACGAAGTCAGGCTGGAGATTTACTGGAAGTTATGGGGAACAGAGAAAAAGTCTCTATAACTAGAGATGAATTTGAAGAAATAACTTCTACATTGCTAAATGAAACTTTGAAAAAAACGAAAGAAGTAATTGATGTAGCTAAAAGAAAAGGATATGAAAAAATAGATGAAATACTTCTTGTAGGTGGCTCTACAAGAATGCCACAGATAAAAAGGGCATTGACAGAAAACTTTGGAGGAATAGAAATAAAAATTCTTGAGCCAGATGAAGCTGTTGCAAAGGGAGCGGCAATTCATGCTGTAAATGTTTATGTAAATAATCAGAAGAGCCTTGCAGGACAGGACTTTGAATCTGACACGGAAGTAAAGGTAATGGTTAATGGAGATGAAAAGGAATTAAAAGCAAAGGACTATAAGGAAGATTTGACATTCTCTCCTGAAATGATGGGAATAGGTGGAAACACAAGAGAAATTGTCATTGCGACAACAAAGAGCTTTGCAGTAAAAGTTGAAAATAAAGATGGAGTTAAGAGCTGTTTTAATATGATTGTAAAAAATGAGCCTATGCCAAGCGGAATTTTAGAAGTTTCGGGTAATTTTACAACGCTTAATGATAATCAAGAGACAGTAGATATAGAAATTTATGAAAATGACTATATGGATAAATATTTTGATGTAGATGAGGACTTAAAAATAGGTAATACAATATTGGAACTGCCTGAAAACCTTCCAGCAGGTTCTCTAGTAGAAATAACTCTTAAACTTAATAAAGAAGGAATTTTGGAAATAAGAGGAAGAGATAAGTCTGGAAACAAGGAAGTAAATGTAAAATTAGAAACAAAAAGCGTAATATCTAAAGAAAAATTAGAAAAATTGACAAATAAATCACAAGGAATTGCAGTACTTTAA
- a CDS encoding restriction endonuclease subunit S, with the protein MKLGDNVDIIAPLNVKTADSETGYLLLNPTLVNNGKIESFENAEVPERYKNGKNKINEKYFVKKNDVLFQAKGSKIEVVYVDKEYENVLPATLYFILRANDKINPKYLQWLLKTELLLLYFEKKYKTMSAVRAVNKTDIVELDIDLPDRKEQDRMVEIITSFEKEEENTREYLKIKKKYIEEKILAKNKVIINEE; encoded by the coding sequence ATGAAATTAGGAGATAATGTAGATATAATAGCACCATTAAATGTAAAAACAGCCGATTCGGAAACAGGTTATCTTTTGTTAAATCCGACGCTTGTAAATAATGGTAAGATAGAAAGCTTCGAAAATGCGGAAGTTCCTGAAAGATATAAAAATGGAAAAAATAAAATAAATGAAAAATACTTTGTAAAAAAGAACGATGTGCTGTTTCAGGCAAAAGGGAGTAAAATAGAAGTTGTATATGTTGATAAGGAATATGAAAATGTACTTCCTGCAACACTTTACTTCATCTTGCGGGCAAATGACAAAATAAATCCTAAATATTTGCAATGGCTTTTAAAGACAGAACTGCTGCTGCTTTATTTTGAAAAGAAATATAAAACTATGAGTGCTGTCAGAGCTGTAAATAAGACTGATATTGTTGAGCTTGATATAGACTTGCCTGATAGAAAAGAACAGGACAGAATGGTTGAAATAATAACAAGTTTTGAAAAAGAGGAAGAAAATACAAGAGAATATCTGAAAATAAAGAAAAAATATATCGAAGAAAAAATTCTAGCGAAAAATAAGGTGATAATAAATGAAGAATAA
- the purN gene encoding phosphoribosylglycinamide formyltransferase, which yields MSKIIENSKDNSENKKTRIAVFISGSGSNLQSIIDNIENGNLNCEISYVIADRECFGLERAEKHGIKSIMLDKKLFGKNLSDEINAILENDTERTDYIVLAGYLSILSENFINKWNRKIINIHPSLLPKYGGKGMYGIKVHEAVIANKEKESGCTIHFVDNGIDTGEIITNVKVPVYENDTPEILQKRVLEKEHILLIEGIKKLLGQ from the coding sequence ATGTCTAAAATAATTGAAAATTCAAAAGATAATTCAGAAAATAAAAAAACTCGAATAGCAGTGTTTATATCAGGCTCAGGCTCAAATTTACAGTCAATAATCGACAATATCGAAAATGGAAACTTAAACTGTGAAATTTCCTACGTGATTGCCGACAGGGAATGCTTTGGACTGGAAAGAGCTGAAAAACATGGGATAAAAAGTATAATGCTCGATAAAAAATTATTTGGAAAAAATTTATCAGATGAAATAAACGCTATTTTGGAAAATGATACAGAAAGAACAGATTACATCGTACTTGCAGGTTATCTGTCAATTTTATCAGAAAATTTCATAAACAAATGGAATCGTAAAATTATAAATATTCATCCGTCACTTCTCCCAAAATACGGTGGAAAAGGAATGTATGGAATAAAAGTCCACGAAGCTGTAATCGCAAACAAGGAAAAAGAAAGTGGCTGCACAATTCATTTTGTAGACAATGGAATAGACACAGGAGAAATTATAACAAATGTGAAAGTACCTGTTTATGAGAATGACACGCCTGAAATTTTGCAAAAGAGAGTGCTGGAAAAAGAGCATATTCTGCTGATTGAAGGGATTAAAAAGTTATTAGGACAATAA
- a CDS encoding GntR family transcriptional regulator encodes MKKYEKVYHDIKEQIKNGTLKSGDFLKKEDDLAIDYNFSKLTVRKALSMLEREGLIQKIKGKKSIVLEKRNLENISITSIQTVQEISKLQNINLETNLISLYIVQGVEKLMEEFQVSESADFYKVVRTNSLEGETLNYSTSFFDRRIVPFLNEEIAKKSIYEYLENELKLKIAYSRRDISFRKITPEEQKYLKLKDINMVVVIETHAYLSNGTLFQYETIIHHPEKFTFSAIAKR; translated from the coding sequence ATGAAAAAATATGAAAAAGTATATCACGATATTAAAGAACAAATTAAAAATGGAACTCTGAAATCAGGAGATTTTTTAAAAAAGGAAGATGATTTAGCAATAGACTATAATTTTTCCAAACTTACGGTAAGAAAAGCACTTTCTATGCTAGAAAGAGAAGGTCTTATACAAAAAATAAAAGGGAAAAAGTCAATTGTACTAGAGAAAAGAAATCTAGAAAACATCTCTATAACTTCGATTCAGACTGTACAAGAAATTAGCAAACTTCAAAATATCAATCTTGAAACTAACTTAATTAGTTTATATATTGTCCAAGGAGTAGAAAAGTTGATGGAGGAATTTCAAGTATCTGAAAGCGCTGATTTTTACAAAGTTGTACGTACTAATTCGTTAGAGGGCGAAACTTTAAATTATTCTACTAGTTTTTTTGACAGAAGAATTGTACCTTTTCTAAACGAAGAAATAGCAAAAAAATCAATATATGAGTATCTAGAAAACGAACTTAAGTTAAAAATAGCTTATTCACGTAGAGATATTAGTTTTAGAAAAATTACTCCTGAGGAGCAAAAATACCTTAAACTAAAGGATATAAATATGGTTGTAGTTATTGAAACTCATGCATATCTCTCAAATGGAACACTGTTTCAATATGAAACAATAATTCATCATCCTGAAAAATTTACTTTTAGTGCTATTGCCAAACGATAA
- the malQ gene encoding 4-alpha-glucanotransferase, giving the protein MEMFERSSGILLHPTSLPGKYGIGSLGKEAYKFVDFLKKANQKLWQIFPLGPTGYGDSPYQCFSTFAGNPYLIDFDLLIEQNLLSEEDLKDINFGDNKEYVDYGAIYNQKYPLLRKAFENFKANGNDDLKRKLETFKAENSDWLNDYSLFISLKNHFNGLPWTEWPHDIKVREEAAINKYKEELADEVEYNNFIQCLFFDQWNNVKKYANDNGIKIIGDIPIFVAVDSSDAWANPEIFLFDPELKPVKVAGVPPDYFSATGQLWGNPLYDWDKLKELNYKWWVDRVRANLSTCDIIRIDHFRGFEAYWAVPYGDDTAINGQWVKGPGIDLFNKIKEELGELPIIAEDLGLMTQGVIDLREATGFPGMKILGFAFDSEEENDYLPHTYTKNCVVYTGTHDNDTLIGWFTKAKEKDKQFARDYLNSQTDDNIHWDAIRGAWSSVANMAIAPIQDFLGLGSEARINTPGVASGNWQWRLKDGVLTDELAEKIAKFTKVYSR; this is encoded by the coding sequence ATAGAAATGTTTGAGAGAAGTTCTGGTATTTTGTTACATCCTACTTCACTTCCTGGAAAATATGGAATTGGAAGTTTAGGAAAGGAAGCATATAAATTTGTGGATTTCTTAAAAAAAGCAAATCAAAAATTATGGCAAATTTTCCCATTAGGTCCAACTGGATACGGTGATTCACCTTATCAATGTTTTTCGACATTCGCTGGAAATCCATATCTGATTGATTTTGACTTATTAATTGAGCAAAATTTATTATCAGAGGAAGATTTGAAAGATATTAATTTTGGTGACAATAAGGAATATGTTGATTATGGTGCTATTTATAATCAAAAATATCCTTTACTAAGAAAAGCATTTGAAAATTTTAAAGCTAATGGAAATGATGATTTAAAAAGAAAATTAGAAACTTTTAAAGCTGAAAATAGCGATTGGTTAAATGATTACAGCTTGTTTATATCTTTAAAAAACCACTTTAATGGACTTCCTTGGACTGAATGGCCGCACGATATTAAAGTTAGAGAAGAAGCCGCTATTAATAAATACAAAGAAGAATTAGCTGATGAAGTTGAATACAACAACTTTATTCAATGCCTGTTCTTCGACCAATGGAACAATGTAAAAAAATATGCTAATGATAATGGAATTAAAATAATTGGAGACATACCAATCTTCGTTGCGGTAGACAGTTCTGACGCATGGGCAAATCCAGAAATTTTCCTTTTCGATCCTGAACTAAAACCCGTTAAAGTAGCTGGTGTTCCGCCTGATTATTTCAGTGCTACAGGACAGCTTTGGGGAAATCCTCTATACGACTGGGATAAATTAAAAGAGTTAAACTACAAATGGTGGGTAGACAGAGTTAGAGCTAACCTTTCCACTTGCGACATCATAAGAATTGACCACTTCAGAGGATTTGAAGCATACTGGGCAGTTCCTTATGGAGATGATACTGCAATAAATGGTCAATGGGTAAAAGGACCTGGAATTGACTTATTTAATAAAATAAAGGAAGAATTGGGAGAATTACCAATTATTGCCGAAGACTTGGGATTAATGACACAAGGTGTTATTGATTTGAGAGAAGCAACTGGATTTCCTGGAATGAAAATCTTAGGTTTTGCATTTGATTCAGAAGAAGAAAATGACTACTTGCCTCATACTTATACAAAGAACTGTGTAGTTTATACTGGAACTCATGATAATGATACATTAATCGGATGGTTTACAAAAGCAAAAGAAAAAGATAAACAATTTGCAAGAGATTATTTAAACTCACAAACTGACGATAATATCCATTGGGATGCAATAAGAGGTGCATGGAGTTCTGTTGCAAACATGGCAATCGCTCCAATTCAAGATTTCTTAGGATTAGGAAGTGAAGCTAGAATCAATACTCCTGGAGTTGCTAGCGGAAACTGGCAATGGAGATTAAAAGATGGTGTATTAACTGATGAATTAGCTGAAAAAATTGCTAAATTTACAAAAGTTTATTCAAGATAA